In the genome of Bremerella sp. JC817, one region contains:
- a CDS encoding DUF1501 domain-containing protein, with product MKCKGNPLSRRNFLTVGAAAGLGLSMSDMFRLQEAQAEIKNYDFIEAKAKSVIHIYLPGGAAQQELWDPKPYSPIEYRGEMKTVKTNTGEYFSEALPKTAQIADKLCIIRSMSHGEAAHERGTHNMFTGYRPSPALKFPSFGAVVSHEYGPRKNLPPYVCIPNVPNEYAGTGYLSSSFAPFSLGSDPASGGFKVRDLSLPGGVDESRFYRRRSALEAVNSYFAQKNESDSVAAMDTFYERAYNLISSPDAREAFNIEAEDAKVRDEYGRNQAGQRMLMARRLVQSGVRMVTLTYGGWDMHARITDSIKRQVPDFDQAYSTLIRDLERNGLLDETLVMVSSEFGRTPKINKDAGRDHWPKVFSVALAGGGLKKGYIHGASNATSSEPELDPVGPEDLATTMYHQLGIVADKELMAPGDRPIEIVDGGKVVKELLA from the coding sequence ATGAAGTGCAAGGGGAACCCGCTGAGTCGACGCAATTTCCTGACCGTTGGCGCCGCTGCCGGTTTGGGACTGAGCATGTCCGACATGTTCCGTCTTCAAGAAGCCCAGGCCGAGATCAAGAACTACGACTTCATCGAAGCCAAAGCCAAGAGCGTCATTCACATCTACCTGCCTGGTGGTGCGGCTCAGCAAGAGCTGTGGGATCCGAAGCCTTACTCGCCCATCGAATACCGCGGCGAGATGAAGACGGTCAAAACCAACACCGGCGAATACTTCAGCGAAGCTTTGCCGAAGACCGCTCAGATCGCGGACAAGCTTTGCATCATCCGCTCGATGAGCCATGGTGAAGCGGCCCACGAACGTGGCACGCACAACATGTTCACCGGCTATCGTCCAAGCCCAGCGCTAAAGTTCCCAAGCTTCGGCGCCGTGGTCAGCCACGAATATGGTCCTCGCAAGAACCTGCCTCCTTACGTTTGCATCCCGAACGTTCCGAACGAATACGCCGGTACCGGTTACCTGAGCTCGTCGTTCGCTCCGTTCTCGCTCGGTTCGGATCCTGCCAGCGGTGGCTTCAAGGTTCGTGACTTGAGCCTGCCAGGTGGTGTCGACGAATCGCGTTTCTACCGTCGTCGTTCCGCTCTGGAAGCGGTGAACTCGTACTTCGCTCAGAAGAACGAATCGGACTCGGTAGCCGCCATGGATACCTTCTACGAACGAGCTTACAACCTAATCTCGTCGCCAGATGCTCGCGAAGCATTCAACATCGAAGCCGAAGACGCCAAGGTCCGCGACGAATATGGTCGTAACCAGGCTGGTCAGCGCATGCTGATGGCTCGTCGTCTGGTTCAGTCAGGCGTCCGCATGGTTACGCTGACCTATGGTGGCTGGGACATGCATGCCCGTATCACCGACAGCATCAAGCGTCAGGTTCCTGACTTCGATCAGGCCTACTCGACGCTGATCCGCGACCTGGAACGCAACGGCCTGTTGGATGAGACGCTCGTCATGGTTTCGTCCGAATTCGGTCGTACGCCAAAGATCAATAAGGACGCCGGTCGCGACCACTGGCCAAAGGTGTTCAGCGTTGCCCTGGCGGGTGGTGGTCTGAAGAAGGGCTACATCCACGGTGCCTCGAACGCGACCTCCAGCGAACCAGAACTCGACCCAGTCGGGCCAGAAGACTTGGCGACCACCATGTACCACCAGTTGGGTATCGTGGCCGACAAAGAACTGATGGCCCCCGGCGATCGTCCGATCGAAATCGTCGACGGCGGTAAGGTCGTCAAAGAACTGCTGGCTTAA
- a CDS encoding PQQ-binding-like beta-propeller repeat protein has product MRFGWIWILAVALLPGCRQEPVEEIRAPEGSQTSDAEPISLPPHSWPWWRGEQRDGVAHGETVQFDWTSQPNVLWGAKIQGLGHSTPIVIGDKVLITTADEKLESKSLICYEASSGKVLWTTNIHQGGFMRIHQKNSQASTTPASDGKYVFTAFIVKDSLYVTAVDLKGQVVWQKEAGPFRSQHGYGSSPIVYGSLVIVLGDSDGPGFLAALRRDTGDIVWRVSRANEPSYGTPILAEIAGKPQIIVGGTGTTSSYDPETGELIWSTRGTARTTANTPAVAGDLVISTGGYPQNGSQAIQGDGEGDVTDSHIQWEARERIYVPSPVVYDGKLYAINDDGIGICYDLATGERLARKRIGGNFSASLTIYGDQMLVPDESGVMHVFHADPEFTEIAQFRLEGTGFASPVFSDGRLFWRTSTHLYCLVPPLPGA; this is encoded by the coding sequence ATGCGCTTTGGTTGGATCTGGATATTGGCAGTCGCACTGCTGCCAGGTTGCCGGCAGGAACCGGTTGAGGAGATCCGTGCGCCCGAAGGATCGCAAACCTCGGATGCCGAGCCGATTTCCCTCCCTCCCCATAGCTGGCCCTGGTGGCGCGGCGAACAGCGAGATGGCGTTGCCCACGGCGAAACAGTCCAGTTCGACTGGACCAGTCAGCCGAATGTTTTGTGGGGAGCAAAGATCCAGGGCCTAGGCCACAGCACGCCGATCGTGATTGGCGACAAAGTACTGATCACCACGGCCGATGAGAAGCTCGAATCGAAGTCGCTGATCTGCTACGAGGCGAGCAGCGGCAAGGTGCTGTGGACCACCAATATCCATCAAGGCGGCTTTATGCGGATTCATCAGAAGAATTCGCAAGCCTCGACCACCCCAGCCAGCGACGGCAAATATGTCTTCACCGCCTTCATCGTGAAGGACTCTTTGTATGTCACGGCGGTCGATCTGAAAGGTCAGGTCGTCTGGCAGAAAGAAGCCGGCCCCTTTCGCAGTCAGCATGGCTACGGCAGTTCGCCGATTGTCTACGGATCGCTCGTGATTGTGCTCGGCGACTCGGACGGACCAGGCTTTTTGGCGGCGCTGCGACGGGATACGGGGGACATTGTCTGGCGAGTTTCGAGAGCCAACGAACCAAGCTACGGAACGCCAATTCTCGCGGAAATCGCGGGAAAACCGCAGATTATTGTCGGCGGAACCGGGACCACCAGCAGCTACGATCCTGAAACAGGCGAGCTCATTTGGTCGACGCGCGGAACCGCTCGGACGACGGCCAACACTCCGGCGGTTGCAGGCGACCTGGTGATTTCGACCGGAGGCTATCCGCAAAACGGTTCCCAGGCGATTCAAGGGGATGGCGAAGGAGACGTCACCGATAGCCACATCCAATGGGAGGCTCGCGAACGGATCTATGTCCCTTCGCCGGTAGTGTATGACGGGAAGCTGTATGCGATCAACGACGATGGGATCGGGATTTGTTACGACCTGGCGACCGGCGAGCGTCTCGCGCGGAAGCGAATCGGAGGCAATTTCAGCGCCTCGCTGACGATCTATGGTGATCAGATGTTGGTCCCTGACGAATCAGGTGTCATGCATGTGTTCCATGCCGACCCGGAATTCACGGAAATTGCGCAGTTTCGGCTTGAGGGGACTGGTTTCGCGAGTCCCGTTTTCTCGGATGGTCGGCTGTTTTGGCGGACTTCTACCCATCTTTATTGCCTAGTGCCTCCCTTGCCGGGAGCTTGA
- a CDS encoding tetratricopeptide repeat protein — MVGRFLLLAVAVLWTGLFTLPLAAEDYAGQADLDKAVDLKLDAENMADLGKVADLCEAALNKGLHEEDQVFAKQLLTSVRYQRAEAMAKGILEEAQQRKDWKQLRDNAVAEVDKGLAFDDTVGMLYLLKARLLIMPDGNKEEAEKSINKAVELLKGTGEQHSKALVVSLIFAKGPEAQIDVLTKAIEANPNNADAYRLRGLMYLEQGKFENALADLKIVTEQLAPGDLTSLQAYARAFAQLGEFDEAIKAVNQIVKANPNSPIGYLLRAQFKTMAGNLDAAITDLDQVLVLDSRSVPALLMRASLYVEREDYKAALQDVERALAVDTGNMQALLMRATLYAQEGKYSEAIRDLEALQMRSDKNETIALQLAALYQADKRPRKSVEIYNAVLKEQPDNALALRGKGDALLSYGKHAEAVAAYEEALKIQDDEEGGILNNLAWVLSTSTQDNVRNGDKALKYAVQACEATDYAEAHILSTLAAAHAEKGNFEDARKWSKKAVEAAGGDEAAAEIRDHLKKELEAYEKNEAWRELQSTKEGGPTETIAGPASEVADQVKKEAEAKPAAEEKKAEEPEMKDPAPDMAPVS; from the coding sequence ATGGTTGGGCGATTCCTCCTTCTTGCAGTAGCCGTTCTTTGGACCGGCCTTTTCACCCTCCCACTGGCGGCCGAAGACTACGCCGGCCAAGCCGATCTCGACAAAGCGGTCGATCTGAAGCTGGATGCGGAAAACATGGCCGACCTTGGCAAGGTTGCTGACCTTTGCGAAGCAGCTTTGAACAAAGGCCTGCACGAAGAAGACCAGGTCTTCGCCAAGCAGCTTCTCACCTCGGTCCGTTACCAGCGTGCCGAAGCGATGGCCAAGGGTATCCTGGAAGAAGCCCAGCAGCGTAAAGACTGGAAGCAACTTCGCGACAACGCCGTGGCGGAAGTCGACAAAGGTTTGGCGTTCGACGATACGGTCGGCATGCTCTACCTGCTGAAGGCTCGTCTGTTGATCATGCCCGACGGCAACAAGGAAGAAGCCGAGAAGAGCATCAACAAAGCGGTCGAACTGCTGAAGGGAACCGGCGAGCAACACTCGAAGGCGTTGGTCGTTTCGTTGATCTTCGCCAAAGGTCCGGAAGCTCAGATCGACGTGCTGACCAAAGCGATCGAAGCCAACCCGAACAATGCTGATGCCTATCGCCTCCGTGGTTTGATGTACCTGGAACAAGGCAAGTTTGAAAACGCCTTGGCCGACCTGAAGATCGTGACCGAACAGTTGGCCCCAGGCGACCTGACTTCGCTGCAAGCCTATGCTCGTGCGTTCGCTCAACTGGGCGAATTCGACGAAGCGATCAAAGCGGTCAATCAGATCGTCAAAGCGAATCCGAACTCGCCGATCGGTTACCTCCTGCGAGCCCAGTTCAAGACCATGGCTGGCAATCTGGATGCGGCGATCACCGACCTCGATCAGGTTCTGGTTCTCGATTCCCGCTCGGTCCCTGCCCTGCTGATGCGAGCCAGCTTGTATGTCGAACGCGAAGACTACAAGGCCGCCCTGCAAGACGTCGAACGTGCCTTGGCAGTCGACACCGGCAACATGCAGGCCTTACTGATGCGAGCCACGCTGTACGCCCAGGAAGGCAAGTACTCCGAAGCGATCCGCGACCTGGAAGCGTTGCAGATGCGGAGCGACAAGAATGAAACGATCGCCCTGCAACTGGCCGCCTTGTACCAGGCCGACAAGCGTCCTCGCAAATCGGTTGAAATTTACAACGCCGTTCTGAAGGAACAGCCTGACAACGCACTTGCCCTGCGTGGCAAGGGTGACGCCCTGCTCTCGTACGGCAAGCATGCCGAAGCGGTCGCTGCTTACGAAGAAGCCTTGAAGATTCAGGACGACGAAGAAGGTGGCATCCTGAACAACCTGGCCTGGGTGCTTTCGACCTCGACGCAAGACAACGTCCGCAATGGCGACAAAGCGTTGAAGTACGCAGTCCAAGCCTGCGAAGCGACCGATTACGCCGAAGCCCACATCCTTTCGACCTTGGCCGCGGCTCACGCCGAGAAGGGCAACTTCGAGGATGCTCGTAAATGGTCGAAGAAGGCTGTTGAAGCTGCCGGTGGCGACGAAGCAGCCGCCGAGATTCGCGACCACCTGAAGAAGGAACTGGAAGCGTACGAAAAGAACGAAGCCTGGCGGGAGCTGCAAAGCACCAAAGAAGGTGGCCCCACCGAAACGATCGCAGGGCCAGCTTCCGAAGTCGCCGACCAGGTGAAGAAAGAAGCCGAAGCGAAGCCAGCCGCGGAAGAAAAGAAAGCGGAAGAGCCCGAGATGAAAGACCCAGCGCCAGACATGGCTCCGGTTTCGTAA
- a CDS encoding serine protease yields the protein MKRFQALGLALLVVSLFAAKVSFGADPNLQRFDPPGFQRGTELEVVLRGDRIADAQDLLFYESGIEMKSMTVENDKTAKVTLAIKPECRLGQHACRLRTASGLSDVCLFYVGAMPEVEEKEPNNDFKEPQAVAMNSTVNGIVQNEDVDYFVVEAKKGERITAELTGLRLGRTFFDPYVAILNEQRFELAKSDDEPLVYQDCICSMLAPEDGKYIIQVRESSYGGNGNCAYRLSIGNFPRPLGIFPTGGKPGEEIEVTWLGDPSGTQTAKVKLPEEEGEFLYYPEDQYGIAPSPNRLLVSSLPTAVEAEPNNERKDATPMEGPGVASGVIGEKGDEDFFKFMAKKGQDYEIRVYARETLRSYLDPVVDVYRMTNGQRLQGNDDSNGNIDSYLTVKAPEDEELVIRVRDHLGTGGPLSVYRIEVTQKTPKLTVEIPEVQQYVARTISVPQDNYMAILVSARRENFGSELAFSFDDIPEGVEVITFPMAENTNVLPVMLKAKPDAKLAGKLVDVVAKPTKEELKLEGHVRQRTMLVRGQNARDMWGHDAQHMAVAVTEKVPYKLEIVQPKVPVVRDGSMQLKVVATREEGFDSEIRLRLLNDPPGIGASRSIKIEKGQTEATIPVTANGGAQIGTHKICVLGSAPHKAGNVEVSTPFADLEVADRVVDMAFNKAACEQGQETKIIVGLTPKREFPGEATVQLLGLPAGVTAEPIKVNKDATEAVFDVKVAKDAKDGKHASIVARITVTENEEPIIQTNGNIELRVDKPLPPKVATAKPKDEGKKAEAPKPKPERPLTRLEQLRLAKEQGE from the coding sequence ATGAAACGCTTCCAGGCCCTCGGTTTGGCTCTCTTGGTCGTCTCGCTGTTTGCAGCAAAGGTCTCTTTCGGGGCCGACCCTAACCTGCAGCGGTTTGACCCCCCAGGCTTCCAACGCGGAACCGAACTCGAAGTCGTCTTGCGCGGCGATCGCATCGCCGACGCCCAGGACTTGTTGTTCTACGAATCGGGCATCGAGATGAAATCGATGACCGTCGAGAACGACAAGACCGCGAAGGTTACCCTCGCGATCAAGCCGGAGTGCCGCCTCGGCCAGCACGCTTGCCGCCTACGAACCGCTTCCGGTCTCAGCGACGTCTGCTTGTTCTACGTCGGGGCGATGCCTGAGGTGGAAGAGAAAGAACCGAACAACGACTTTAAAGAGCCCCAGGCGGTCGCCATGAACAGCACCGTCAACGGGATCGTCCAGAACGAAGACGTCGACTACTTCGTCGTGGAAGCGAAGAAGGGTGAACGCATCACCGCCGAGCTGACCGGTCTGCGTCTCGGTCGTACGTTTTTCGATCCTTACGTCGCCATCCTTAACGAGCAGCGTTTTGAACTCGCCAAGAGCGACGACGAACCCCTCGTTTACCAAGACTGCATTTGCTCGATGCTCGCACCGGAAGATGGCAAGTACATCATCCAGGTTCGCGAAAGCAGCTACGGCGGCAACGGCAACTGCGCTTATCGCTTAAGCATCGGTAACTTCCCACGTCCGCTCGGTATCTTTCCTACGGGCGGCAAGCCTGGCGAAGAAATCGAAGTGACTTGGCTGGGCGATCCATCCGGAACGCAAACCGCCAAGGTGAAGCTGCCCGAAGAAGAAGGTGAGTTCCTCTATTATCCAGAAGATCAGTACGGCATCGCACCATCGCCGAATCGTTTGCTTGTCTCAAGCTTGCCGACCGCGGTCGAAGCCGAACCCAACAACGAACGCAAAGATGCCACGCCGATGGAAGGCCCTGGCGTTGCCAGTGGTGTGATCGGTGAAAAGGGTGACGAAGACTTCTTCAAGTTCATGGCCAAGAAGGGGCAGGATTACGAGATCCGCGTCTACGCTCGCGAAACCCTTCGCTCGTACTTGGATCCAGTGGTCGACGTCTATCGCATGACCAACGGTCAACGACTGCAAGGCAACGACGACTCGAACGGCAACATCGACAGCTACCTGACTGTGAAGGCTCCGGAAGACGAAGAACTGGTGATCCGCGTTCGCGATCACCTCGGTACCGGCGGTCCTTTGAGCGTCTATCGCATCGAAGTCACCCAGAAGACTCCGAAGCTGACCGTCGAGATTCCAGAAGTTCAGCAGTACGTGGCTCGCACGATCAGCGTTCCTCAAGACAACTACATGGCGATCCTGGTTTCGGCCCGTCGCGAAAACTTCGGTAGCGAACTCGCGTTCAGCTTCGACGACATTCCCGAAGGGGTCGAAGTGATCACCTTCCCAATGGCGGAAAACACCAACGTGTTACCAGTCATGCTGAAGGCCAAGCCCGATGCCAAGTTGGCTGGCAAACTGGTTGATGTCGTCGCTAAGCCAACCAAAGAAGAACTGAAGCTGGAAGGTCACGTCCGGCAGCGAACCATGCTCGTTCGCGGCCAGAATGCCCGGGACATGTGGGGCCACGATGCCCAGCACATGGCAGTCGCCGTCACCGAGAAGGTGCCTTACAAGCTGGAAATCGTCCAGCCAAAAGTACCCGTCGTTCGTGACGGTAGCATGCAGTTGAAAGTGGTCGCCACTCGTGAAGAAGGTTTCGATAGCGAGATCCGTCTGCGACTTCTGAACGACCCACCCGGCATCGGTGCTTCCCGTTCGATCAAGATCGAAAAGGGGCAAACTGAAGCCACGATTCCAGTGACCGCCAATGGTGGTGCGCAGATCGGGACGCACAAGATCTGCGTGCTGGGAAGTGCCCCGCACAAGGCAGGCAACGTCGAAGTGTCGACTCCATTTGCCGACCTGGAAGTTGCCGACCGTGTCGTTGATATGGCTTTCAACAAGGCGGCCTGCGAACAGGGTCAGGAAACCAAGATCATCGTCGGCTTGACCCCGAAGCGTGAGTTCCCTGGCGAGGCGACCGTGCAGCTGTTGGGTCTGCCAGCCGGTGTCACCGCCGAGCCGATTAAGGTCAACAAAGACGCAACCGAAGCGGTCTTCGATGTGAAGGTTGCCAAGGATGCCAAAGACGGAAAGCATGCTTCGATTGTGGCACGCATCACCGTGACCGAAAACGAAGAGCCAATCATTCAGACCAACGGCAACATCGAACTTCGCGTCGACAAGCCGCTGCCACCGAAAGTTGCAACCGCCAAGCCAAAAGATGAAGGCAAGAAGGCTGAGGCTCCCAAGCCGAAACCAGAACGTCCACTGACTCGTTTGGAACAGTTGCGTCTGGCCAAAGAGCAAGGCGAATAG
- a CDS encoding 4a-hydroxytetrahydrobiopterin dehydratase: MEIQTSEQLTQKKCKPCEGGVDPCTLDESNNQLLKLQGWYLTHDGQRIRKDWVVKNFMAGMKFFNQVAEVAESDGHHPDLHIAGYRNVSIELWTHAIGGLSENDFILAAKIDQLPIDLK; the protein is encoded by the coding sequence ATGGAAATCCAAACGAGCGAGCAACTGACCCAAAAGAAATGCAAGCCGTGCGAAGGGGGCGTCGATCCATGCACCCTGGACGAGTCCAACAATCAGCTTCTCAAACTGCAAGGCTGGTACCTCACGCACGACGGCCAGCGGATCCGCAAAGACTGGGTCGTGAAGAACTTCATGGCCGGCATGAAGTTCTTTAACCAGGTCGCGGAAGTCGCCGAATCAGATGGGCATCACCCAGATCTGCACATTGCCGGCTATCGCAATGTTTCGATCGAATTGTGGACCCACGCGATCGGTGGACTAAGCGAGAACGACTTCATTCTGGCCGCTAAGATCGATCAGCTTCCGATCGACCTAAAGTAG
- a CDS encoding DUF1549 and DUF1553 domain-containing protein — MLLCLVASTAQAETAIRKIDVYPSSIELLTTRDSQHYVVVATRNDDVTLDVTAQATVALAEEGKVKREGNLLLPVADGETMLKVEYAGHKVEVPVKVEKATEERPVSFHLDVMSVFMRAGCNTGSCHGAARGKDGFRLSLFGFDPAGDYFRVTREQATRRVNLADPESSLLLEKAIGSVPHTGGKLFEKDSDYYATLLRWLETGAQPDQGEVPRCNKIEIYPPKAVLEGEGAQQAFIVKAFYADGTTRDVTDLAVFQSNNDNSAPIDQNGLCTASKRGEAFVMARFDTHTVGSQVIVLPKDLQYEKPQVAGNYIDELVGAKLHKLRIVPSELCTDEEFLRRATVDITGLLPTEEEYNTFMADTSGDKRAKLVDRLLERKEFSEIWAMRWAELLMIKSTNNVSEKSAFLYNSWLTDQISNDVPLDQMVRELLSASGGTFSNPATNYYEIERDTLKTAENVAQVFMGLRTQCAQCHNHPFDRWTMDDYYGFAAFFAQIGRKNTEDYRERIVYDRRGGDVRHLVDNRVMPPKFLGGVEPNLENRDRREVLAEWLTAPENPYFATSVANRVWASFFGVGIVDPVDDVRVSNPASNPELYQKLGDKLIEYNYDFKKLVRDICASQAYQRTTVPNDSNKTDTKNFAYAQVRRISAEQLLDCISLATNHDEKFGGLPLGSRAVQIADGKTSSYFLTTFGRSQRETVCSCEASTSPTLSQALHMLNGSATQDKIARGKLVEGWVKEGLTEDQIIDKIFVRCLSRKPTSEEKEKLVAVMKEEENKQRGFEDVFWAVLNSREFMFNH; from the coding sequence ATGCTGCTTTGCCTCGTGGCATCAACTGCCCAGGCCGAGACCGCAATCCGCAAGATTGATGTCTACCCTTCCTCGATCGAATTGCTCACCACGCGTGATTCGCAGCACTACGTCGTGGTCGCTACCCGCAACGATGACGTGACGCTCGATGTCACCGCCCAGGCCACCGTTGCCTTGGCCGAAGAAGGCAAGGTCAAGCGTGAAGGCAATCTGCTTTTGCCAGTCGCCGACGGCGAAACGATGCTCAAGGTGGAATACGCCGGGCACAAAGTCGAGGTTCCTGTGAAGGTGGAAAAGGCCACCGAAGAACGTCCTGTCAGCTTCCACTTGGATGTCATGTCGGTCTTCATGCGAGCGGGCTGTAATACCGGTAGCTGCCATGGTGCCGCTCGCGGTAAAGATGGCTTCCGCTTGTCGCTGTTCGGTTTCGATCCAGCTGGCGACTACTTCCGCGTGACCCGCGAACAGGCCACTCGCCGCGTGAATCTGGCCGATCCCGAATCGAGCTTGCTGCTCGAAAAGGCAATCGGCAGTGTGCCGCACACCGGTGGCAAATTGTTTGAAAAGGACTCCGATTACTACGCCACGCTGCTGCGTTGGTTGGAAACAGGGGCTCAGCCAGACCAAGGCGAAGTGCCACGTTGTAACAAGATCGAGATCTATCCACCGAAGGCCGTTCTCGAAGGAGAAGGGGCTCAGCAAGCGTTTATCGTCAAAGCGTTCTACGCCGATGGCACGACCCGCGACGTGACCGATCTGGCCGTCTTCCAGTCGAACAACGACAACTCGGCCCCGATCGACCAGAACGGTCTTTGCACCGCCTCGAAGCGTGGCGAAGCATTCGTGATGGCTCGTTTCGACACGCACACAGTCGGTAGCCAAGTAATCGTGCTGCCGAAAGATCTGCAGTACGAAAAGCCGCAAGTCGCCGGTAATTACATCGACGAGCTGGTCGGTGCCAAGCTGCACAAGCTGCGTATCGTGCCAAGTGAATTGTGCACCGACGAAGAGTTCCTGCGTCGCGCGACGGTCGATATCACCGGCCTGCTGCCAACCGAAGAAGAGTACAACACCTTCATGGCCGACACCTCTGGTGACAAGCGAGCCAAGTTGGTCGATCGTCTGCTGGAACGCAAAGAGTTTTCAGAAATCTGGGCGATGCGTTGGGCCGAACTGCTCATGATCAAGAGCACCAACAACGTCAGCGAGAAGTCGGCATTCCTCTACAACAGTTGGTTGACCGATCAGATCTCGAACGACGTTCCGCTCGATCAAATGGTTCGCGAACTGCTGTCCGCTTCCGGCGGTACCTTCAGCAACCCAGCGACCAACTACTATGAAATCGAACGCGATACGCTGAAGACGGCCGAAAATGTGGCCCAGGTCTTCATGGGTCTGCGAACCCAGTGTGCCCAGTGTCATAACCATCCGTTCGATCGCTGGACGATGGACGACTACTACGGCTTCGCTGCCTTCTTCGCTCAGATCGGTCGTAAGAATACGGAGGACTACCGTGAACGAATCGTCTACGATCGCCGCGGAGGCGACGTCCGTCACTTGGTCGACAACCGCGTGATGCCTCCGAAGTTCCTCGGTGGTGTCGAACCGAACCTGGAAAACCGCGATCGTCGTGAAGTGCTGGCCGAGTGGCTGACCGCACCTGAGAACCCATACTTCGCCACGAGTGTTGCCAACCGGGTTTGGGCCAGCTTCTTTGGCGTGGGGATCGTCGATCCTGTCGACGACGTCCGCGTGAGCAATCCTGCCAGCAACCCTGAGCTCTACCAGAAGCTGGGCGACAAGCTGATTGAGTACAACTACGACTTCAAGAAGCTTGTCCGCGACATCTGTGCTTCGCAGGCCTATCAGCGAACCACGGTGCCCAACGACAGCAACAAGACCGATACCAAGAACTTTGCCTACGCTCAGGTTCGTCGCATTTCAGCCGAACAGCTTTTGGATTGCATCAGCCTGGCGACCAATCATGATGAGAAGTTCGGTGGTTTGCCTCTCGGTTCCCGAGCGGTGCAGATTGCCGACGGCAAAACTTCGAGCTACTTCCTGACAACGTTCGGCCGTAGCCAGCGTGAAACGGTTTGCAGCTGTGAAGCTTCGACTTCGCCTACCTTGTCCCAGGCCCTGCACATGCTTAATGGCTCGGCCACGCAAGACAAGATCGCCCGCGGCAAGCTGGTCGAAGGCTGGGTGAAGGAAGGTTTGACCGAAGATCAGATCATCGACAAGATCTTCGTCCGCTGCCTGAGCCGTAAGCCAACCAGTGAAGAAAAGGAAAAGCTGGTTGCGGTGATGAAGGAAGAAGAGAACAAGCAGCGAGGATTCGAGGACGTCTTCTGGGCGGTCTTGAACTCGCGTGAGTTCATGTTTAACCACTAA
- a CDS encoding phosphatidylglycerophosphatase and protein-tyrosine phosphatase 1 family protein codes for MKRFFQNLYAKLIYWPSYLYNWTMIRRLKWWRWYDEIDPHVFVGAVPSRTMAKDLAESGIAGVINTCHEYEGPLDIYREHGVEQLYLPTVDFTPPSVEDIDEGVRFIERYVAEGKDVYVHCKAGRARSATIVLCWLMKAKGMTPEQAQVYLLEKRRQVLPTLYRRPVVQSYYRALSETNA; via the coding sequence ATGAAGCGTTTTTTTCAAAACCTGTACGCGAAATTGATTTACTGGCCGTCGTATCTCTACAACTGGACGATGATCCGTCGTCTGAAGTGGTGGCGGTGGTACGACGAGATCGATCCCCATGTCTTCGTCGGCGCGGTTCCGTCCCGCACGATGGCGAAAGACCTGGCAGAAAGTGGGATCGCCGGTGTGATCAATACTTGCCACGAATATGAAGGCCCGCTCGATATCTACCGAGAGCATGGCGTCGAGCAGCTTTATTTGCCAACGGTCGATTTCACGCCCCCGAGTGTCGAGGACATCGACGAAGGGGTCCGATTTATCGAACGCTACGTGGCGGAAGGCAAAGATGTCTACGTCCACTGCAAAGCAGGCAGGGCACGAAGTGCCACCATCGTGCTGTGCTGGTTGATGAAAGCCAAAGGGATGACGCCAGAGCAGGCCCAGGTCTATCTGCTGGAAAAACGTCGCCAGGTGTTGCCAACCTTGTACCGCCGTCCGGTGGTTCAGTCTTACTATCGCGCTCTCAGCGAAACCAACGCCTAA